The Epinephelus lanceolatus isolate andai-2023 chromosome 1, ASM4190304v1, whole genome shotgun sequence genome has a window encoding:
- the ccdc71 gene encoding uncharacterized protein ccdc71, translating to MADAARGPVVGRPLAFANEEQRAVHSWSRISSAGHTVLLDALKILSPMSRDLSSSEELVTFLQELGEEGHKPTVLRSKDVYGYRSCTNQPLTQDMLKPPNRNVRPTAKRRGRKPPAKKREVHPSWNTSKNPKIQGVRPPELLVDHRAIICNRTPIRTVEMSQVRPCLRLTNIAGLSGFHTARLQIHTSWDPSSEAPSVAFSQQQHPPTLSGIPLQPSQNGGGASTKAVALFSQKSLSCPIRLDGALIGDSAPVFYANGRAFPETHTELTSNGWRGNGLHREGRGPKELNNLTRQRNGWKDKNSLRWKVIKVDDSRSVAEARRKAQKILQVNLSPVIQIQPLNDVLRDFRYQKK from the coding sequence ATGGCTGACGCGGCTCGAGGTCCCGTGGTTGGCCGGCCATTGGCATTTGCCAATGAAGAGCAGAGGGCGGTCCACTCCTGGTCCAGGATCTCGTCAGCAGGGCACACTGTCCTCCTGGATGCTCTAAAGATCCTCAGTCCGATGTCCCGTGACCTCTCGAGCAGCGAGGAGCTGGTAACCTTCCTGCAGGAGCTGGGTGAGGAGGGCCACAAGCCCACCGTGCTGCGCAGCAAGGACGTGTATGGCTACCGCTCCTGCACAAACCAACCCTTGACTCAAGATATGCTGAAGCCACCCAACAGAAACGTCAGACCGACCGccaagaggagggggaggaagccCCCGGCCAAGAAGAGAGAAGTGCACCCATCCTGGAACACCTCCAAGAACCCCAAGATTCAAGGGGTCCGCCCTCCAGAGCTGCTGGTGGACCATCGTGCCATCATCTGCAACAGGACACCCATTCGGACTGTAGAGATGTCGCAGGTGCGGCCGTGCCTCAGACTGACCAACATTGCGGGCCTGTCCGGCTTCCATACGGCCAGACTCCAGATCCACACTTCCTGGGACCCGTCATCAGAGGCACCCTCTGTTGCCTTTTCACAGCAACAGCACCCTCCAACGCTTTCAGGAATACCTTTGCAGCCTTCTCAGAACGGTGGTGGGGCGTCCACCAAAGCTGTGGCCTTGTTCAGCCAGAAGAGCCTGTCCTGCCCTATTCGACTGGACGGCGCCCTCATCGGAGATTCTGCACCGGTCTTCTACGCAAATGGACGGGCGTTCCCAGAGACTCATACAGAGCTGACCAGTAATGGCTGGAGGGGCAACGGCCTCCACCGGGAGGGTCGGGGCCCCAAGGAACTGAACAACTTGACCCGCCAGCGAAACGGCTGGAAGGACAAAAACAGTCTTAGATGGAAAGTGATAAAGGTGGATGACTCTCGTTCTGTGGCTGAGGCCCGCAGAAAAGCGCAGAAGATCCTACAGGTCAACCTGTCTCCAGTGATTCAGATCCAACCTCTCAACGATGTGCTGAGAGACTTCAGATACCagaaaaaatga